The proteins below come from a single Demetria terragena DSM 11295 genomic window:
- a CDS encoding ABC-F family ATP-binding cassette domain-containing protein, producing the protein MVATPLLGAESLHLEYPTRIVFDSVSVGIEEGDRIGIVGRNGDGKSSLLGMLAGTVDYQSGRVTRRGGVRFGFLTQRDDLADDATVSECIVGDMAEHEWAGDARIRDIIQGLAADVPWSAQIGELSGGQRRRVALAALLIGDWDLIALDEPTNHLDVEGISWLAAHLKNRWSKSSGGLLVITHDRWFLDEVCTETWEVHDGIVEPFDGGYAAYVLQRVERDRINAATEQKRQNLLRKELAWLRRGPPARTSKPKFRIDAANELIADVPPVRNPIELQRMAVARLGKDVIDLEEAGLSFGDREILRDVTWRIAPGERTGILGANGVGKSTLLNLISGELEPTSGRVKRGKTVKLGFLDQQFSQLADIGQDRVREVLARTKTTFLVDGKDMTPAQLLERLGFAREHLSARVNDLSGGQKRRLQLLLLLLSEPNVIALDEPTNDVDSDMLAALEDLLDSWPGTLLVISHDRYLLERITDQQYAILDGRLRHVPGGVDEYLRLRQEQAKRPVAKAAEATRAPTSSADHRATQKEISAIERRLAKLDAQVRTKHERMAAHDQTDYEGLQVIGAELRQLETEASDLEERWLELSEALD; encoded by the coding sequence TTGGTCGCAACACCCTTGCTAGGCGCAGAATCTCTCCATCTGGAGTACCCGACGCGGATCGTGTTCGATTCGGTGAGCGTTGGTATCGAAGAGGGCGATCGGATTGGCATCGTCGGACGCAACGGCGACGGCAAATCCAGTCTGCTGGGGATGCTCGCCGGAACAGTCGACTACCAGTCCGGGCGGGTCACGCGCCGTGGCGGGGTGCGCTTCGGATTCCTCACGCAGCGTGACGATCTCGCGGACGATGCGACAGTCAGCGAGTGCATCGTCGGTGACATGGCCGAGCACGAGTGGGCCGGCGATGCCCGGATCCGGGACATCATTCAGGGCTTGGCGGCGGATGTTCCCTGGTCCGCGCAAATCGGTGAACTCTCAGGCGGCCAGCGTCGACGTGTCGCCCTGGCGGCACTGCTGATCGGCGATTGGGACCTCATCGCCTTGGATGAGCCGACGAACCACCTTGATGTTGAAGGCATTTCGTGGCTCGCCGCGCATTTGAAGAACCGCTGGTCAAAGAGCTCTGGGGGATTGTTGGTCATCACCCACGACCGGTGGTTCCTCGATGAGGTCTGCACCGAAACCTGGGAGGTACACGACGGCATCGTCGAGCCATTCGACGGTGGGTATGCCGCCTACGTGCTGCAGCGAGTCGAGCGAGACCGCATCAACGCCGCGACTGAGCAGAAGCGCCAAAACTTGCTGCGCAAGGAGCTGGCGTGGTTGCGCCGCGGACCGCCAGCGCGTACCTCAAAGCCGAAGTTCCGGATCGATGCTGCCAACGAACTGATCGCCGACGTTCCTCCAGTCCGCAACCCAATTGAGTTGCAGCGCATGGCTGTTGCGCGTCTAGGCAAGGACGTCATCGACCTTGAAGAAGCGGGCCTGTCGTTCGGCGACCGGGAGATTCTGCGCGATGTCACCTGGCGAATCGCGCCAGGTGAACGCACGGGAATCCTCGGCGCCAATGGGGTCGGCAAGTCGACACTGCTCAACCTCATTTCCGGTGAGCTCGAACCGACCTCGGGACGAGTCAAGCGGGGCAAGACGGTCAAGCTCGGCTTCCTGGACCAGCAGTTCTCCCAGCTCGCTGATATCGGTCAGGATCGGGTGCGGGAGGTGCTGGCGCGTACCAAGACCACCTTCCTGGTGGACGGAAAGGACATGACCCCTGCCCAACTTCTGGAGCGCTTGGGTTTTGCTCGCGAGCACTTGTCGGCGCGCGTCAACGATCTGTCTGGTGGGCAGAAGCGCAGGCTCCAACTCTTGCTGTTGCTGTTGAGTGAGCCCAACGTTATCGCCCTCGATGAGCCGACCAATGATGTCGACTCGGACATGCTTGCGGCGCTAGAAGACTTGCTGGACTCCTGGCCCGGCACGTTGCTGGTGATTTCGCACGACCGCTACCTGCTGGAACGCATCACTGACCAGCAGTACGCCATCCTTGACGGCCGACTGCGCCACGTACCCGGTGGTGTCGATGAATATCTTCGGCTTCGCCAAGAGCAGGCCAAGAGGCCAGTGGCCAAGGCCGCTGAGGCGACCCGCGCGCCGACCTCCAGCGCTGACCATCGCGCCACACAGAAAGAGATCTCCGCTATCGAGCGACGGCTGGCAAAGCTCGACGCACAGGTGCGGACGAAGCACGAACGAATGGCCGCGCATGACCAGACTGACTATGAGGGCCTTCAGGTGATTGGCGCCGAGTTGCGGCAGTTGGAGACCGAGGCCAGCGACCTTGAAGAGCGCTGGTTGGAGTTGTCTGAGGCGCTCGATTAG
- a CDS encoding MarR family winged helix-turn-helix transcriptional regulator: MAIQRHDEVDTIVQAWERERPDLDATPLQVLSRISRLARRLEQARADTFTAHDLDGWEFDVLAALRRTAAPHELSPGALIQETLVTSGTMTNRVDRLEQRGFVERRRDTADRRGVLVRLTATGGRVVDAAFADLLAREQLLLNALPARERDRLASSLRRLLSAVEEP; this comes from the coding sequence ATGGCCATCCAACGGCACGACGAGGTCGACACCATCGTCCAGGCATGGGAGCGCGAGCGCCCCGACCTCGACGCGACGCCGCTGCAGGTTCTCTCCCGCATCTCCCGCCTGGCCCGCCGCCTTGAGCAGGCCCGGGCCGACACCTTCACCGCACACGACCTGGACGGCTGGGAGTTCGACGTCCTTGCCGCGCTGCGCCGGACCGCCGCCCCCCACGAGCTGTCCCCCGGCGCACTCATCCAGGAGACCCTGGTCACCAGCGGCACTATGACGAATCGGGTCGACCGGTTGGAGCAACGCGGCTTCGTCGAGCGACGGCGGGACACCGCCGACCGGCGAGGGGTCTTAGTACGACTGACCGCGACGGGAGGCCGAGTGGTCGACGCTGCCTTTGCCGACCTGCTCGCGCGCGAACAACTCCTGCTGAACGCCCTGCCCGCGCGGGAACGCGACCGGCTCGCAAGCAGCCTCCGACGGTTGTTGAGCGCCGTCGAGGAACCCTGA
- a CDS encoding methyltransferase domain-containing protein: MPSWDPHQYERFGDLRTRPLADLLSRVGATDPQVVVDLGCGNGPTTLMLADRWPEATVVGVDSSPDMLRRARDVAGGDRVRWVEADLSEWPVDLHGAPDVIITNAALQWVPGHQEAIPRWMSALAPGGWFAMQVPGNFDAPSHRIIREVVAAHPEAERLLANYRTSSPVDEPVDYTRLLAALGADVDVWETTYVQILDPEGAQADPVVEWVKGTALRPLLDQLDSAGQEELLARLRPALAAAYPRASYGVPFPFRRIFAVAHKKENS, translated from the coding sequence ATGCCGAGCTGGGATCCACACCAATACGAACGTTTCGGCGATCTTCGGACGCGGCCCTTGGCCGACCTCCTGTCGCGGGTTGGCGCCACCGATCCACAGGTCGTGGTCGACCTTGGCTGCGGAAATGGGCCGACGACGCTCATGCTCGCCGATCGGTGGCCGGAGGCGACTGTGGTGGGCGTTGACAGTTCGCCCGATATGTTGCGGCGGGCGCGCGATGTGGCAGGCGGTGACCGGGTGCGCTGGGTCGAGGCCGACCTTTCCGAGTGGCCGGTCGACCTCCACGGCGCACCTGACGTCATCATCACCAATGCCGCCCTGCAATGGGTGCCAGGGCACCAGGAGGCCATCCCGCGTTGGATGAGCGCACTGGCGCCCGGCGGCTGGTTCGCCATGCAAGTTCCCGGCAACTTCGATGCGCCATCCCATCGGATCATCCGCGAGGTCGTCGCCGCCCACCCGGAGGCCGAACGCCTCCTGGCGAACTATCGAACGTCTTCGCCGGTCGACGAACCCGTCGATTACACCCGCCTGCTGGCTGCCCTCGGCGCCGATGTCGACGTTTGGGAGACGACCTATGTGCAGATCCTCGATCCTGAAGGGGCGCAGGCGGATCCGGTAGTGGAGTGGGTCAAGGGCACCGCGCTTCGTCCGCTCCTCGACCAACTCGATTCGGCTGGCCAGGAGGAACTACTCGCGCGGTTGCGCCCAGCGCTTGCGGCGGCATACCCGCGTGCGAGTTACGGTGTGCCCTTTCCTTTCCGGCGCATTTTCGCCGTAGCTCACAAAAAGGAAAACTCATGA
- a CDS encoding TetR/AcrR family transcriptional regulator translates to MTGTQRREQLILVGRHVFAERGVGNATVEQIASEAGVTKPVVYEHFGGKEGLYQVVVDREIQTLVDTVASTLTSGVQGRPLLTRAALAMLTYVEERPDGFRVLSHDSPAWHGTGRIGSLLSDIGERVELILADDFTKSGLDPRFASIYSQMLVGMVAYTADWWLEHEPDLTKEELAAHLSNFAWNGLERLHGRPELRLDAEDTDEVAGSPS, encoded by the coding sequence ATGACAGGGACCCAGCGCCGCGAACAGTTGATTCTGGTCGGGCGTCACGTCTTCGCCGAGCGCGGTGTCGGCAATGCCACCGTCGAGCAGATCGCCTCCGAAGCGGGGGTCACCAAACCGGTGGTCTACGAGCATTTCGGCGGCAAGGAGGGCCTCTACCAGGTCGTCGTCGACCGCGAAATCCAAACGCTGGTCGACACTGTTGCCTCAACGCTGACGTCGGGCGTTCAAGGGCGGCCACTGCTGACTCGCGCCGCGCTCGCGATGCTCACCTATGTCGAGGAACGACCAGATGGCTTCCGCGTGTTGTCCCACGACTCCCCCGCCTGGCACGGCACTGGCCGCATCGGGAGTCTGCTATCCGACATTGGCGAGCGCGTTGAGTTGATCCTGGCCGACGACTTTACGAAGTCGGGACTCGACCCGCGTTTCGCCTCGATCTACTCCCAGATGCTGGTCGGCATGGTGGCCTACACCGCGGATTGGTGGTTGGAGCACGAGCCCGACCTCACCAAGGAAGAGTTGGCGGCGCACCTATCCAACTTTGCGTGGAATGGGTTGGAGCGCCTGCATGGACGGCCAGAGTTGCGGCTGGATGCCGAGGACACCGACGAGGTGGCGGGCTCGCCGAGCTAA
- the glmU gene encoding bifunctional UDP-N-acetylglucosamine diphosphorylase/glucosamine-1-phosphate N-acetyltransferase GlmU, translating to MSTTRPSAVIVLAAGDGTRMKSDLNKVLHTIGGRSLVSHALLAAARTQAPHVAVTVRAAREQVVPMVRSTWPEAIIADQDDIKGTGRAAECALEQLPTDLTGTVLVTYGDTPLLTTTTLVALTTAHEGAGNAVTVLTARVPDPTGYGRILRDADGAVAGIIEHKDALKAQAEGGEHADAVHIDEINSGIYAFDLAVLRTSLAQVTTDNAQGEKYLTDVLAIARGAGGRVDSFSVEDPMEIEGINDKTQLARLGRELNARTLDRLMREDGAIILDPATTWVDVEVSIGRDTVVHPGCQLRGATSVGSGCEVGPDTTLIDTEVADGASVVRTHAVLAQVGPNATVGPYSYLRPGTTLGARGKIGGFVETKNATIGDGAKVPHLSYVGDAEIGEGTNIGAGTIFANYDGVNKHKTVIGKHAKTGSNNTFVAPVVIGDGAGTGGGTVVRGEVPPGALGVSSGPLRIIEGWAQRKRPGTDQAQAAETATPAPVEPPTPVEPVETNGADPA from the coding sequence GTGAGCACTACGCGCCCATCTGCCGTCATCGTCCTTGCTGCAGGTGATGGCACCCGGATGAAATCCGATCTCAACAAGGTGCTGCACACCATTGGTGGGCGGTCTCTAGTGAGCCACGCACTGTTGGCTGCGGCCCGTACTCAGGCGCCGCACGTCGCCGTGACCGTCCGGGCAGCGCGCGAGCAGGTCGTTCCGATGGTGCGGAGCACCTGGCCCGAGGCGATCATCGCCGACCAGGACGACATCAAGGGCACCGGTCGCGCGGCCGAATGCGCGCTCGAGCAGCTCCCCACGGATCTGACTGGCACGGTTCTGGTGACCTACGGCGACACCCCGCTGCTGACCACCACCACGCTGGTGGCGCTCACCACGGCGCACGAAGGCGCCGGCAACGCGGTCACCGTGCTCACGGCCCGGGTGCCCGATCCGACGGGGTATGGCCGCATCCTGCGCGACGCGGACGGGGCCGTCGCGGGCATCATCGAGCACAAGGACGCGCTGAAGGCGCAAGCCGAAGGCGGCGAGCACGCCGACGCCGTCCATATCGACGAGATCAACTCGGGCATCTATGCCTTCGACCTTGCGGTGCTGCGTACGTCCCTGGCGCAGGTGACGACCGACAACGCCCAGGGCGAGAAGTACCTCACCGATGTCCTGGCCATCGCGCGCGGCGCTGGCGGCCGGGTCGACAGTTTTTCGGTTGAGGACCCGATGGAGATCGAGGGCATCAACGACAAGACGCAGCTCGCCCGCCTGGGTCGTGAGCTCAACGCCCGGACGCTCGACCGCCTCATGCGCGAAGACGGCGCGATCATTCTTGACCCGGCCACGACGTGGGTCGATGTCGAGGTGAGCATCGGTCGAGACACCGTCGTTCATCCGGGATGTCAACTGCGCGGCGCGACCTCGGTCGGGAGCGGCTGCGAGGTCGGACCCGACACGACTTTGATCGACACTGAGGTCGCCGATGGCGCCAGCGTGGTGCGTACGCACGCGGTCCTGGCCCAGGTCGGCCCCAACGCCACAGTGGGCCCCTACTCCTATCTGCGGCCGGGGACCACACTCGGCGCTCGCGGCAAGATTGGCGGCTTCGTCGAAACCAAGAACGCCACTATTGGTGATGGCGCGAAGGTGCCGCACCTGTCCTATGTCGGTGACGCCGAGATCGGCGAAGGCACCAACATCGGCGCGGGCACGATCTTCGCGAACTATGACGGGGTCAATAAGCACAAGACCGTCATCGGCAAGCACGCCAAGACCGGCTCCAACAACACCTTCGTCGCGCCGGTGGTCATCGGCGACGGAGCCGGAACTGGCGGGGGAACGGTGGTCCGCGGGGAGGTGCCCCCAGGCGCGCTTGGGGTGAGCTCGGGTCCGCTGCGGATCATTGAGGGCTGGGCGCAGCGCAAACGCCCAGGAACCGACCAGGCTCAGGCCGCTGAGACCGCAACGCCAGCGCCGGTCGAGCCGCCAACGCCGGTCGAGCCTGTCGAGACGAACGGAGCCGACCCCGCATGA
- a CDS encoding ribose-phosphate diphosphokinase translates to MNIAMTRTTEKNLMVFSGRAHTALAESVAEELGTQLVPTEARTFANSEIYVRYAESVRGCDAFVIQSHTAPVNEWIMEHLIMVDALKRASAKRITVVLPFYGYARQDKKHRGREPISARLMADLFKTAGADRLMAVDLHTDQIQGFFDGPVDHLMALPILADYVREKYGTEDLAVVSPDAGRIKVAEHWSARLGGAPLAFIHKTRDIDQPNVSRANRVVGQVEGRTCVLVDDMIDSGGTICHAAEALMNDGAASVVIAATHPIFSEPARQRLRDSVAREVIVMDTLPIAPETHFEKLTVLPIAPLLSAAIREVFEDGSVTSMFEGRA, encoded by the coding sequence ATGAACATCGCGATGACGCGCACGACCGAAAAGAACCTGATGGTCTTCTCGGGCCGGGCACACACCGCGCTCGCAGAGTCCGTCGCCGAGGAGTTGGGTACGCAACTGGTCCCGACGGAGGCGCGCACCTTTGCCAACTCGGAGATCTACGTGCGCTACGCAGAGTCGGTCCGCGGTTGCGACGCCTTCGTCATCCAGAGCCACACGGCTCCGGTCAACGAATGGATCATGGAGCACCTGATCATGGTCGACGCGCTCAAGCGCGCCTCGGCTAAGCGCATCACGGTCGTCTTGCCCTTCTACGGCTACGCGCGCCAGGACAAGAAGCATCGCGGCCGCGAGCCGATCTCCGCCCGGCTCATGGCCGACCTGTTCAAGACCGCTGGTGCCGATCGACTGATGGCCGTCGACCTGCACACCGACCAGATCCAGGGCTTCTTCGACGGCCCCGTCGACCACTTGATGGCCCTGCCGATCCTGGCCGACTACGTACGCGAGAAGTACGGCACCGAAGACCTCGCAGTCGTCTCGCCGGACGCCGGCCGGATCAAGGTGGCCGAGCACTGGTCGGCCCGCCTCGGAGGGGCGCCGCTGGCGTTCATCCACAAGACCCGCGACATCGATCAGCCCAACGTCAGCCGCGCCAACCGTGTTGTCGGTCAGGTTGAGGGACGTACGTGCGTGCTCGTCGACGACATGATCGACTCCGGTGGCACGATCTGCCACGCCGCCGAGGCGCTGATGAACGATGGCGCCGCCAGTGTCGTCATTGCGGCGACCCACCCCATCTTCTCCGAGCCCGCACGGCAGCGCCTGCGCGATTCGGTTGCTCGGGAGGTCATCGTCATGGACACCCTCCCGATTGCGCCGGAAACCCACTTCGAGAAGCTGACGGTGCTGCCCATCGCGCCGCTGCTGTCCGCTGCGATCCGGGAAGTCTTCGAGGACGGCTCCGTGACCTCGATGTTCGAGGGCCGCGCCTGA
- a CDS encoding 50S ribosomal protein L25/general stress protein Ctc has translation MAQNELRIPAEIRTEFGKGAARRIRRADKVPAVLYGHGEAPTHLSLPFHETFLALKNVNALLTIVIDGDDQLALAKDVQRDPLKPIIEHVDLVIVRRGEKVTVEVPVHLEGETAAETYAVVENAVLEVEAEATHIPESFTVSVEGLEAGSQILAKDVELPSGTTLVADEELLIVNVVQQISQDELDAELAEAEEEAGIEHDESDEEAAESEEGDGESSDGESSEDSSDES, from the coding sequence ATGGCCCAGAACGAACTTCGTATTCCCGCCGAGATCCGTACCGAGTTTGGCAAGGGTGCGGCCCGCCGCATCCGTCGCGCCGACAAGGTCCCCGCTGTCCTTTACGGTCACGGCGAGGCCCCGACCCACCTGAGCCTCCCGTTCCACGAGACCTTCCTCGCGCTGAAGAACGTCAACGCGCTGCTGACGATCGTGATCGACGGAGATGACCAGCTCGCGCTGGCCAAGGACGTTCAGCGTGACCCGCTGAAGCCGATCATCGAGCACGTCGACCTGGTCATCGTGCGTCGCGGCGAGAAGGTCACCGTTGAGGTGCCCGTTCACCTCGAGGGCGAGACCGCCGCCGAAACCTACGCCGTCGTGGAGAACGCGGTGCTTGAGGTCGAGGCCGAGGCAACCCACATCCCCGAGTCGTTCACCGTGTCGGTGGAGGGCCTGGAGGCGGGCTCGCAGATCCTCGCCAAGGACGTCGAACTGCCCTCGGGGACCACCCTGGTGGCCGACGAAGAACTGCTCATCGTCAACGTCGTGCAGCAGATCTCGCAGGACGAGTTGGACGCCGAACTTGCCGAGGCCGAGGAAGAAGCCGGCATCGAGCACGACGAGTCCGACGAGGAAGCTGCCGAGTCCGAAGAGGGCGACGGCGAGTCCAGCGACGGCGAGTCCAGCGAGGACAGCTCAGACGAGAGCTGA
- a CDS encoding ribokinase, giving the protein MSGRVIILGSLNVDVVTRVERLPRAGETLLGEPEGRLAGGKGGNQAMAARRAGASVVMLGLVGYDGDGAAYLARLQDAGIEVPLPAAHDVPTGTAYITLDEAGENTIVVAPGANAALSDAGLDAVDLRAEDVLLASLEVPLQVVENAVRRAKDAGARAFINMAPYAALSPDVIAMADAVIVNESEMRLLAESGLMPTSLVVTFGSAGARWDGAEVTGIPLDSGQVVDTAGAGDAFCGALAAALVDGEDQESALAAANRAGAEAVQWSGAQPDAHL; this is encoded by the coding sequence ATGAGTGGGCGAGTCATCATCCTGGGATCGCTCAATGTCGACGTCGTGACGCGCGTCGAGCGACTTCCGCGCGCCGGGGAGACGCTGCTCGGTGAGCCGGAAGGTCGGCTCGCTGGGGGCAAAGGCGGCAACCAAGCGATGGCGGCCCGCCGGGCGGGGGCGAGCGTCGTCATGCTGGGTTTGGTGGGGTACGACGGCGACGGGGCGGCCTACCTCGCGAGACTTCAGGACGCGGGGATCGAGGTGCCGCTGCCTGCCGCGCACGACGTACCGACGGGCACGGCCTACATCACCCTTGATGAAGCCGGCGAGAACACCATTGTGGTGGCACCGGGTGCTAACGCGGCGTTGTCAGATGCAGGCCTGGACGCGGTGGACCTGAGGGCCGAGGACGTCCTGTTGGCCAGCCTGGAGGTGCCCCTTCAGGTGGTCGAAAATGCGGTCCGGCGAGCCAAGGATGCCGGTGCGCGAGCATTCATCAACATGGCGCCGTATGCCGCTCTTTCCCCCGATGTCATCGCCATGGCGGACGCCGTCATCGTCAACGAGTCGGAGATGAGACTGCTCGCAGAGTCGGGTCTGATGCCGACCTCGCTGGTTGTCACCTTTGGCAGCGCTGGTGCCCGGTGGGATGGGGCAGAGGTCACGGGCATACCGCTGGACTCGGGGCAGGTCGTCGACACCGCCGGGGCAGGGGATGCCTTCTGTGGTGCCCTCGCGGCGGCGCTCGTTGACGGCGAAGACCAGGAGAGCGCGCTCGCCGCGGCAAACCGGGCCGGCGCCGAGGCCGTGCAATGGTCCGGTGCGCAGCCGGACGCACACCTCTGA
- the pth gene encoding aminoacyl-tRNA hydrolase, which yields MSESDTWLVVGLGNPGPRYAGNRHNVGAMAAAHLAADASASFRQHKARAHAAEVRIGTSPGGAPGPRAIVAVPMTYMNESGGPVAGLTNFFKIAPDHVIVIHDELDLDFATLRLKHGGGEGGHNGLRSITRSLGTKDYLRIRVGVGRPPGRMDAADYVLKDFNATERKELDFLLPDTADAVERVIHQGLTAAQNVVHAR from the coding sequence GTGAGTGAGAGCGACACCTGGCTCGTCGTGGGTCTTGGAAATCCTGGACCGCGCTACGCGGGCAACAGACACAACGTCGGTGCGATGGCTGCAGCGCACCTTGCCGCGGATGCCTCGGCGAGTTTTCGTCAGCACAAGGCCAGGGCGCATGCCGCCGAGGTGCGGATCGGGACGTCGCCCGGCGGCGCTCCCGGCCCCCGAGCGATCGTGGCGGTGCCGATGACCTACATGAACGAGTCAGGTGGCCCGGTTGCCGGCCTCACGAACTTCTTCAAGATTGCCCCTGACCACGTCATCGTCATCCACGACGAACTCGATCTGGACTTCGCGACCTTGCGCCTGAAGCACGGTGGTGGCGAAGGCGGCCACAACGGACTCCGGTCCATCACCCGCTCCCTAGGCACCAAGGACTACCTGCGGATCCGCGTCGGTGTCGGCCGCCCGCCGGGGCGGATGGACGCCGCCGACTATGTGCTCAAAGACTTCAATGCAACGGAGCGCAAGGAACTCGACTTCTTGCTCCCGGACACCGCGGATGCGGTGGAGCGGGTCATACATCAGGGCCTGACCGCTGCGCAGAACGTGGTGCACGCGCGCTAG
- a CDS encoding inorganic phosphate transporter, whose amino-acid sequence MTTDLKPPTPTQVGRTRPLGEDTTWHLAFGGLMAVTVALFGWWSLDYVGTDASRFILLLGIAFGLFMAFNIGGNDVANSFGTSVGAGTLTIKQALLVAAVFEVSGAVIAGGDVTETVRSGIVDMSGVAISSSDFMFIMMAALLAAASWLLIATRLGFPVSTTHSIIGGIVGAAIAVGWVTVGSDQALQMVQWDGIGQIAISWVLSPVLGGACAYLLYGSIKRRLLGGSTGDKDKPIAADSHRTLEGWVPLIAAVGGMLLTGMLLFKGLKNLDLGLTTTASIAVMAMVGALVWLATYVFARSLKGQDLPRATFVIFSWMQVFTACAFAFSHGSNDIANAVGPFAAILDVLHNGGVSDEAAVPTPVMLAFGVALIAGLWFIGRRVITTVGTNLTTMHPASGFSAELAAAGVVMGASLMGLPVSSTHILIGAVLGIGLVNRATNWKLMRPIALAWVITLPVAASIAAVVVLILRSVF is encoded by the coding sequence TTGACAACCGACCTCAAGCCGCCGACACCGACTCAAGTCGGGCGCACGCGGCCCCTGGGTGAAGACACCACATGGCACCTCGCGTTTGGTGGCCTCATGGCCGTCACCGTGGCCCTCTTCGGCTGGTGGTCCCTGGATTACGTCGGAACTGACGCAAGCAGGTTCATCCTGCTGCTCGGGATCGCGTTCGGCCTGTTCATGGCCTTCAACATCGGCGGCAACGACGTCGCCAACTCTTTTGGCACCAGCGTTGGTGCTGGGACGCTGACCATCAAGCAAGCCCTGCTGGTCGCCGCAGTCTTCGAAGTGAGCGGAGCGGTCATCGCCGGCGGCGATGTCACCGAGACCGTACGCAGCGGCATCGTGGACATGTCCGGCGTCGCGATCTCCTCCAGCGACTTCATGTTCATCATGATGGCCGCACTCTTGGCCGCCGCGAGCTGGCTGCTGATCGCGACCCGACTCGGCTTCCCGGTCTCCACCACCCACTCGATCATTGGTGGCATCGTCGGCGCGGCCATTGCCGTGGGTTGGGTCACCGTCGGAAGCGACCAGGCGCTGCAGATGGTGCAGTGGGACGGCATCGGACAGATCGCGATCTCCTGGGTCCTGTCTCCGGTCCTCGGCGGCGCGTGCGCCTACCTGCTCTACGGCTCCATCAAGCGCCGTCTCCTCGGCGGCTCGACCGGCGACAAGGACAAGCCCATCGCCGCGGACAGTCACCGAACGCTCGAAGGATGGGTCCCGCTCATCGCGGCCGTCGGCGGCATGCTGTTGACCGGAATGCTGCTCTTCAAGGGCCTCAAGAACCTGGACCTTGGTCTGACCACCACCGCGAGCATCGCGGTCATGGCCATGGTGGGCGCCTTGGTCTGGCTGGCCACCTACGTCTTTGCCCGGTCGCTGAAGGGCCAGGACCTACCGCGAGCCACCTTCGTGATCTTCAGCTGGATGCAGGTCTTCACGGCCTGCGCCTTCGCCTTCAGCCACGGCAGCAATGACATCGCCAACGCTGTCGGCCCGTTCGCCGCCATCTTGGACGTCCTGCACAACGGCGGAGTCAGCGACGAGGCCGCCGTACCGACGCCGGTCATGCTCGCCTTCGGTGTCGCGCTGATCGCCGGACTGTGGTTCATCGGACGCCGCGTCATCACGACCGTCGGTACCAACCTCACGACGATGCACCCGGCCTCGGGCTTCTCCGCCGAGTTGGCCGCCGCCGGTGTCGTCATGGGCGCCTCGCTCATGGGCCTGCCGGTCTCCAGCACTCACATCCTGATTGGTGCGGTGCTCGGCATCGGACTGGTCAACCGGGCGACCAACTGGAAGCTCATGCGCCCGATTGCGCTGGCCTGGGTCATCACCCTGCCGGTTGCCGCCTCGATCGCCGCGGTGGTCGTACTCATTCTGCGGTCGGTGTTCTGA